The following coding sequences lie in one Chelonia mydas isolate rCheMyd1 chromosome 6, rCheMyd1.pri.v2, whole genome shotgun sequence genomic window:
- the ZDHHC13 gene encoding palmitoyltransferase ZDHHC13 isoform X3 has product MVILLLNCGADPTLIDGEGYSSIHLAVVFQHMPIIAYLISKGQSVDTTDFSGQTPLMLSAQKVIGPEPTGFLLKFNPSLSAVDKIQKNTALHWAVTAGNVSAVELLLDARSNLDIKNVKGDTPLDLAHRIQNRLIIHMLTQEEKMRIRKNSRLLRMLAKYEFFLLLLSSLTLMWAIGYIMDLNSDSWLLKGSLLLFIFFGISLLTRQFVGLKNLKYLPAIFMLSSIFWVSMTWFVWFLPVHLADTIFQIPFILSVNIVTLAEAGHLDFRTFCTSCLVKKPLRSMHCIACNSCTAKYDQHCLWTGQCIGVGNHYYFILFLLFLTMVGVWMVYGTLLYWSEHCATTYQQDGAWTYFTQIVSCSPWVLYIFTLVCFHTSWASLMLIIQLYQIAFLGLTSHERLHLKIQSKCSKHAVSLRKTPYNHGCFQNLADFFQCSCFGMFKPNVVDWTKQYTLTFHPAKGKNVHSV; this is encoded by the exons ATGGTAATACTGTTGTTAAATTGTGGAGCAGATCCCACTCTTATTGATGGTGAAGGATACAGCAGCATTCACTTAGCAGTGGTCTTCCAGCATATGCCCATAATAGCTTATCTCATATCAAAAGGCCAG AGTGTAGACACAACAGATTTCAGCGGACAAACACCTCTTATGCTGTCAGCACAGAAAGTAATTGG ACCAGAACCCACCGGATTTCTTTTAAAGTTTAATCCCTCTCTCAGTGCTGTAGACAAAATTCAGAAGAATACTGCATTGCATTGGGCCGTTACAGCAGGAAATGTTAGTGCTGTAGAGCTACTTCTGGATGCTAGATCTAATTTGGACATCAAAAATGTCAag ggaGACACACCGCTTGACCTTGCTCACCGAATTCAAAATCGCTTGATTATTCATATGCTAACTCAAGAAGAAAAAATGAGAATCAGAAAAAACTCCAGGTTACTCAGGATGTTAGCGAAATATGAG TTTTTCCTGCTGTTGCTGTCTTCCTTGACACTGATGTGGGCTATAGGATACATAATGGACTTAAATTCCGATTCTTGGCTTTTGAAAGGAAGTCTGCTTCTCTTCATATTTTTCGGGATAAGTCTGCTTACAAG GCAAtttgtgggactcaagaacctaaAATATTTACCAGCAATTTTCATGCTAAGTTCCATTTTTTGGGTGTCTATGACCTGGTTTGTCTGGTTCCTGCCCG TACATTtagcagacacaattttccagATCCCCTTCATCCTCAGTGTG AATATTGTTACTCTTGCAGAAGCTGGCCACTTggatttcagaacattttgcacaTCATGTCTT GTAAAAAAGCCTTTGAGATCCATGCATTGCATTGCTTGCAACTCATGTACTGCTAAATATGACCAACATTGTTTGTGGACTGGACAATGTATAG GTGTTGGCAACCATTATTATTTCATCTTGTTTCTGCTCTTCCTAACTATGGTGGGAGTCTGGATGGTATATGGAACTCTCCTCT ATTGGTCAGAACATTGTGCAACAACTTACCAGCAAGATGGAGCGTGGACTTACTTTACACAGATAGTGTCTTGTTCTCCATGggttttgtacatttttacactAGTGTGTTTTCATACTTCCTGGGCTTCGTTGATGCTAATTATTCAGCTTTATCAG ATTGCATTTCTGGGCTTGACCTCACATGAGAGACTACACCTCAAAATACAAAGCAAGTGTTCTAAGCATGCTGTTTCTCTAAGGAAAACTCCATACAA TCACGGATGCTTCCAGAACCTTGCAGACTTTTTTCAGTGCAGTTGCTTTGGTATGTTCAAGCCCAACGTAGTCGACTGGACTAAACAATATACTCTAACATTTCATCCAGCAAAAGGTAAAAACGTTCACTCTGTATGA
- the ZDHHC13 gene encoding palmitoyltransferase ZDHHC13 isoform X6 → MEGGGGGGPECKHHSHGPHQPQAQNWHSIHKDQSKIQAAFPLVEDYSSCDIVKATQYGILERCKELVEAGYDVRQPDKENVTLLHWAAINNRLDLVKFYISKGAVVDQLGGDLNSTPLHWAIRQGHLSMVILLLNCGADPTLIDGEGYSSIHLAVVFQHMPIIAYLISKGQSVDTTDFSGQTPLMLSAQKVIGPEPTGFLLKFNPSLSAVDKIQKNTALHWAVTAGNVSAVELLLDARSNLDIKNVKGDTPLDLAHRIQNRLIIHMLTQEEKMRIRKNSRLLRMLAKYENIVTLAEAGHLDFRTFCTSCLVKKPLRSMHCIACNSCTAKYDQHCLWTGQCIGVGNHYYFILFLLFLTMVGVWMVYGTLLYWSEHCATTYQQDGAWTYFTQIVSCSPWVLYIFTLVCFHTSWASLMLIIQLYQIAFLGLTSHERLHLKIQSKCSKHAVSLRKTPYNHGCFQNLADFFQCSCFGMFKPNVVDWTKQYTLTFHPAKGKNVHSV, encoded by the exons TGTAAACATCATAGCCATGGCCCCCATCAACCTCAAGCACAGAATTGGCATAGCATTCATAAAGATCAATCAAAAATACAAGCAGCATTTCCACTTGTGGAGGACTACAGTAGCTGTGATATTGTCAAAGCTACACA ATATGGCATATTGGAGCGGTGCAAGGAATTGGTGGAAGCAGGATATGATGTCAGGCAACCAGACAAAGAAAATGTGACACTTCTTCATTGGGCAGCAATAAACAACAGACTGGATCTTGTAAA GTTTTATATTTCCAAAGGTGCAGTAGTGGATCAACTAGGTGGAGATTTAAATTCAACTCCACTTCACTGGGCCATTAG GCAAGGGCATTTATCTATGGTAATACTGTTGTTAAATTGTGGAGCAGATCCCACTCTTATTGATGGTGAAGGATACAGCAGCATTCACTTAGCAGTGGTCTTCCAGCATATGCCCATAATAGCTTATCTCATATCAAAAGGCCAG AGTGTAGACACAACAGATTTCAGCGGACAAACACCTCTTATGCTGTCAGCACAGAAAGTAATTGG ACCAGAACCCACCGGATTTCTTTTAAAGTTTAATCCCTCTCTCAGTGCTGTAGACAAAATTCAGAAGAATACTGCATTGCATTGGGCCGTTACAGCAGGAAATGTTAGTGCTGTAGAGCTACTTCTGGATGCTAGATCTAATTTGGACATCAAAAATGTCAag ggaGACACACCGCTTGACCTTGCTCACCGAATTCAAAATCGCTTGATTATTCATATGCTAACTCAAGAAGAAAAAATGAGAATCAGAAAAAACTCCAGGTTACTCAGGATGTTAGCGAAATATGAG AATATTGTTACTCTTGCAGAAGCTGGCCACTTggatttcagaacattttgcacaTCATGTCTT GTAAAAAAGCCTTTGAGATCCATGCATTGCATTGCTTGCAACTCATGTACTGCTAAATATGACCAACATTGTTTGTGGACTGGACAATGTATAG GTGTTGGCAACCATTATTATTTCATCTTGTTTCTGCTCTTCCTAACTATGGTGGGAGTCTGGATGGTATATGGAACTCTCCTCT ATTGGTCAGAACATTGTGCAACAACTTACCAGCAAGATGGAGCGTGGACTTACTTTACACAGATAGTGTCTTGTTCTCCATGggttttgtacatttttacactAGTGTGTTTTCATACTTCCTGGGCTTCGTTGATGCTAATTATTCAGCTTTATCAG ATTGCATTTCTGGGCTTGACCTCACATGAGAGACTACACCTCAAAATACAAAGCAAGTGTTCTAAGCATGCTGTTTCTCTAAGGAAAACTCCATACAA TCACGGATGCTTCCAGAACCTTGCAGACTTTTTTCAGTGCAGTTGCTTTGGTATGTTCAAGCCCAACGTAGTCGACTGGACTAAACAATATACTCTAACATTTCATCCAGCAAAAGGTAAAAACGTTCACTCTGTATGA
- the ZDHHC13 gene encoding palmitoyltransferase ZDHHC13 isoform X4: MEGGGGGGPECKHHSHGPHQPQAQNWHSIHKDQSKIQAAFPLVEDYSSCDIVKATQYGILERCKELVEAGYDVRQPDKENVTLLHWAAINNRLDLVKQGHLSMVILLLNCGADPTLIDGEGYSSIHLAVVFQHMPIIAYLISKGQSVDTTDFSGQTPLMLSAQKVIGPEPTGFLLKFNPSLSAVDKIQKNTALHWAVTAGNVSAVELLLDARSNLDIKNVKGDTPLDLAHRIQNRLIIHMLTQEEKMRIRKNSRLLRMLAKYEFFLLLLSSLTLMWAIGYIMDLNSDSWLLKGSLLLFIFFGISLLTRQFVGLKNLKYLPAIFMLSSIFWVSMTWFVWFLPVHLADTIFQIPFILSVVGLLYYFYKTWRTDPGYIKVSEEERRKNIVTLAEAGHLDFRTFCTSCLVKKPLRSMHCIACNSCTAKYDQHCLWTGQCIGVGNHYYFILFLLFLTMVGVWMVYGTLLYWSEHCATTYQQDGAWTYFTQIVSCSPWVLYIFTLVCFHTSWASLMLIIQLYQIAFLGLTSHERLHLKIQSKCSKHAVSLRKTPYNHGCFQNLADFFQCSCFGMFKPNVVDWTKQYTLTFHPAKGKNVHSV; this comes from the exons TGTAAACATCATAGCCATGGCCCCCATCAACCTCAAGCACAGAATTGGCATAGCATTCATAAAGATCAATCAAAAATACAAGCAGCATTTCCACTTGTGGAGGACTACAGTAGCTGTGATATTGTCAAAGCTACACA ATATGGCATATTGGAGCGGTGCAAGGAATTGGTGGAAGCAGGATATGATGTCAGGCAACCAGACAAAGAAAATGTGACACTTCTTCATTGGGCAGCAATAAACAACAGACTGGATCTTGTAAA GCAAGGGCATTTATCTATGGTAATACTGTTGTTAAATTGTGGAGCAGATCCCACTCTTATTGATGGTGAAGGATACAGCAGCATTCACTTAGCAGTGGTCTTCCAGCATATGCCCATAATAGCTTATCTCATATCAAAAGGCCAG AGTGTAGACACAACAGATTTCAGCGGACAAACACCTCTTATGCTGTCAGCACAGAAAGTAATTGG ACCAGAACCCACCGGATTTCTTTTAAAGTTTAATCCCTCTCTCAGTGCTGTAGACAAAATTCAGAAGAATACTGCATTGCATTGGGCCGTTACAGCAGGAAATGTTAGTGCTGTAGAGCTACTTCTGGATGCTAGATCTAATTTGGACATCAAAAATGTCAag ggaGACACACCGCTTGACCTTGCTCACCGAATTCAAAATCGCTTGATTATTCATATGCTAACTCAAGAAGAAAAAATGAGAATCAGAAAAAACTCCAGGTTACTCAGGATGTTAGCGAAATATGAG TTTTTCCTGCTGTTGCTGTCTTCCTTGACACTGATGTGGGCTATAGGATACATAATGGACTTAAATTCCGATTCTTGGCTTTTGAAAGGAAGTCTGCTTCTCTTCATATTTTTCGGGATAAGTCTGCTTACAAG GCAAtttgtgggactcaagaacctaaAATATTTACCAGCAATTTTCATGCTAAGTTCCATTTTTTGGGTGTCTATGACCTGGTTTGTCTGGTTCCTGCCCG TACATTtagcagacacaattttccagATCCCCTTCATCCTCAGTGTGGTGGGTCTTCTCTACTATTTCTACAAAACATGGAGAACTGATCCTGGATACATTAAGGTTTccgaagaagaaagaagaaag AATATTGTTACTCTTGCAGAAGCTGGCCACTTggatttcagaacattttgcacaTCATGTCTT GTAAAAAAGCCTTTGAGATCCATGCATTGCATTGCTTGCAACTCATGTACTGCTAAATATGACCAACATTGTTTGTGGACTGGACAATGTATAG GTGTTGGCAACCATTATTATTTCATCTTGTTTCTGCTCTTCCTAACTATGGTGGGAGTCTGGATGGTATATGGAACTCTCCTCT ATTGGTCAGAACATTGTGCAACAACTTACCAGCAAGATGGAGCGTGGACTTACTTTACACAGATAGTGTCTTGTTCTCCATGggttttgtacatttttacactAGTGTGTTTTCATACTTCCTGGGCTTCGTTGATGCTAATTATTCAGCTTTATCAG ATTGCATTTCTGGGCTTGACCTCACATGAGAGACTACACCTCAAAATACAAAGCAAGTGTTCTAAGCATGCTGTTTCTCTAAGGAAAACTCCATACAA TCACGGATGCTTCCAGAACCTTGCAGACTTTTTTCAGTGCAGTTGCTTTGGTATGTTCAAGCCCAACGTAGTCGACTGGACTAAACAATATACTCTAACATTTCATCCAGCAAAAGGTAAAAACGTTCACTCTGTATGA
- the ZDHHC13 gene encoding palmitoyltransferase ZDHHC13 isoform X2, translating into MEGGGGGGPECKHHSHGPHQPQAQNWHSIHKDQSKIQAAFPLVEDYSSCDIVKATQYGILERCKELVEAGYDVRQPDKENVTLLHWAAINNRLDLVKFYISKGAVVDQLGGDLNSTPLHWAIRQGHLSMVILLLNCGADPTLIDGEGYSSIHLAVVFQHMPIIAYLISKGQSVDTTDFSGQTPLMLSAQKVIGPEPTGFLLKFNPSLSAVDKIQKNTALHWAVTAGNVSAVELLLDARSNLDIKNVKGDTPLDLAHRIQNRLIIHMLTQEEKMRIRKNSRLLRMLAKYEFFLLLLSSLTLMWAIGYIMDLNSDSWLLKGSLLLFIFFGISLLTRQFVGLKNLKYLPAIFMLSSIFWVSMTWFVWFLPDLADTIFQIPFILSVVGLLYYFYKTWRTDPGYIKVSEEERRKNIVTLAEAGHLDFRTFCTSCLVKKPLRSMHCIACNSCTAKYDQHCLWTGQCIGVGNHYYFILFLLFLTMVGVWMVYGTLLYWSEHCATTYQQDGAWTYFTQIVSCSPWVLYIFTLVCFHTSWASLMLIIQLYQIAFLGLTSHERLHLKIQSKCSKHAVSLRKTPYNHGCFQNLADFFQCSCFGMFKPNVVDWTKQYTLTFHPAKGKNVHSV; encoded by the exons TGTAAACATCATAGCCATGGCCCCCATCAACCTCAAGCACAGAATTGGCATAGCATTCATAAAGATCAATCAAAAATACAAGCAGCATTTCCACTTGTGGAGGACTACAGTAGCTGTGATATTGTCAAAGCTACACA ATATGGCATATTGGAGCGGTGCAAGGAATTGGTGGAAGCAGGATATGATGTCAGGCAACCAGACAAAGAAAATGTGACACTTCTTCATTGGGCAGCAATAAACAACAGACTGGATCTTGTAAA GTTTTATATTTCCAAAGGTGCAGTAGTGGATCAACTAGGTGGAGATTTAAATTCAACTCCACTTCACTGGGCCATTAG GCAAGGGCATTTATCTATGGTAATACTGTTGTTAAATTGTGGAGCAGATCCCACTCTTATTGATGGTGAAGGATACAGCAGCATTCACTTAGCAGTGGTCTTCCAGCATATGCCCATAATAGCTTATCTCATATCAAAAGGCCAG AGTGTAGACACAACAGATTTCAGCGGACAAACACCTCTTATGCTGTCAGCACAGAAAGTAATTGG ACCAGAACCCACCGGATTTCTTTTAAAGTTTAATCCCTCTCTCAGTGCTGTAGACAAAATTCAGAAGAATACTGCATTGCATTGGGCCGTTACAGCAGGAAATGTTAGTGCTGTAGAGCTACTTCTGGATGCTAGATCTAATTTGGACATCAAAAATGTCAag ggaGACACACCGCTTGACCTTGCTCACCGAATTCAAAATCGCTTGATTATTCATATGCTAACTCAAGAAGAAAAAATGAGAATCAGAAAAAACTCCAGGTTACTCAGGATGTTAGCGAAATATGAG TTTTTCCTGCTGTTGCTGTCTTCCTTGACACTGATGTGGGCTATAGGATACATAATGGACTTAAATTCCGATTCTTGGCTTTTGAAAGGAAGTCTGCTTCTCTTCATATTTTTCGGGATAAGTCTGCTTACAAG GCAAtttgtgggactcaagaacctaaAATATTTACCAGCAATTTTCATGCTAAGTTCCATTTTTTGGGTGTCTATGACCTGGTTTGTCTGGTTCCTGCCCG ATTtagcagacacaattttccagATCCCCTTCATCCTCAGTGTGGTGGGTCTTCTCTACTATTTCTACAAAACATGGAGAACTGATCCTGGATACATTAAGGTTTccgaagaagaaagaagaaag AATATTGTTACTCTTGCAGAAGCTGGCCACTTggatttcagaacattttgcacaTCATGTCTT GTAAAAAAGCCTTTGAGATCCATGCATTGCATTGCTTGCAACTCATGTACTGCTAAATATGACCAACATTGTTTGTGGACTGGACAATGTATAG GTGTTGGCAACCATTATTATTTCATCTTGTTTCTGCTCTTCCTAACTATGGTGGGAGTCTGGATGGTATATGGAACTCTCCTCT ATTGGTCAGAACATTGTGCAACAACTTACCAGCAAGATGGAGCGTGGACTTACTTTACACAGATAGTGTCTTGTTCTCCATGggttttgtacatttttacactAGTGTGTTTTCATACTTCCTGGGCTTCGTTGATGCTAATTATTCAGCTTTATCAG ATTGCATTTCTGGGCTTGACCTCACATGAGAGACTACACCTCAAAATACAAAGCAAGTGTTCTAAGCATGCTGTTTCTCTAAGGAAAACTCCATACAA TCACGGATGCTTCCAGAACCTTGCAGACTTTTTTCAGTGCAGTTGCTTTGGTATGTTCAAGCCCAACGTAGTCGACTGGACTAAACAATATACTCTAACATTTCATCCAGCAAAAGGTAAAAACGTTCACTCTGTATGA
- the ZDHHC13 gene encoding palmitoyltransferase ZDHHC13 isoform X1, whose amino-acid sequence MEGGGGGGPECKHHSHGPHQPQAQNWHSIHKDQSKIQAAFPLVEDYSSCDIVKATQYGILERCKELVEAGYDVRQPDKENVTLLHWAAINNRLDLVKFYISKGAVVDQLGGDLNSTPLHWAIRQGHLSMVILLLNCGADPTLIDGEGYSSIHLAVVFQHMPIIAYLISKGQSVDTTDFSGQTPLMLSAQKVIGPEPTGFLLKFNPSLSAVDKIQKNTALHWAVTAGNVSAVELLLDARSNLDIKNVKGDTPLDLAHRIQNRLIIHMLTQEEKMRIRKNSRLLRMLAKYEFFLLLLSSLTLMWAIGYIMDLNSDSWLLKGSLLLFIFFGISLLTRQFVGLKNLKYLPAIFMLSSIFWVSMTWFVWFLPVHLADTIFQIPFILSVVGLLYYFYKTWRTDPGYIKVSEEERRKNIVTLAEAGHLDFRTFCTSCLVKKPLRSMHCIACNSCTAKYDQHCLWTGQCIGVGNHYYFILFLLFLTMVGVWMVYGTLLYWSEHCATTYQQDGAWTYFTQIVSCSPWVLYIFTLVCFHTSWASLMLIIQLYQIAFLGLTSHERLHLKIQSKCSKHAVSLRKTPYNHGCFQNLADFFQCSCFGMFKPNVVDWTKQYTLTFHPAKGKNVHSV is encoded by the exons TGTAAACATCATAGCCATGGCCCCCATCAACCTCAAGCACAGAATTGGCATAGCATTCATAAAGATCAATCAAAAATACAAGCAGCATTTCCACTTGTGGAGGACTACAGTAGCTGTGATATTGTCAAAGCTACACA ATATGGCATATTGGAGCGGTGCAAGGAATTGGTGGAAGCAGGATATGATGTCAGGCAACCAGACAAAGAAAATGTGACACTTCTTCATTGGGCAGCAATAAACAACAGACTGGATCTTGTAAA GTTTTATATTTCCAAAGGTGCAGTAGTGGATCAACTAGGTGGAGATTTAAATTCAACTCCACTTCACTGGGCCATTAG GCAAGGGCATTTATCTATGGTAATACTGTTGTTAAATTGTGGAGCAGATCCCACTCTTATTGATGGTGAAGGATACAGCAGCATTCACTTAGCAGTGGTCTTCCAGCATATGCCCATAATAGCTTATCTCATATCAAAAGGCCAG AGTGTAGACACAACAGATTTCAGCGGACAAACACCTCTTATGCTGTCAGCACAGAAAGTAATTGG ACCAGAACCCACCGGATTTCTTTTAAAGTTTAATCCCTCTCTCAGTGCTGTAGACAAAATTCAGAAGAATACTGCATTGCATTGGGCCGTTACAGCAGGAAATGTTAGTGCTGTAGAGCTACTTCTGGATGCTAGATCTAATTTGGACATCAAAAATGTCAag ggaGACACACCGCTTGACCTTGCTCACCGAATTCAAAATCGCTTGATTATTCATATGCTAACTCAAGAAGAAAAAATGAGAATCAGAAAAAACTCCAGGTTACTCAGGATGTTAGCGAAATATGAG TTTTTCCTGCTGTTGCTGTCTTCCTTGACACTGATGTGGGCTATAGGATACATAATGGACTTAAATTCCGATTCTTGGCTTTTGAAAGGAAGTCTGCTTCTCTTCATATTTTTCGGGATAAGTCTGCTTACAAG GCAAtttgtgggactcaagaacctaaAATATTTACCAGCAATTTTCATGCTAAGTTCCATTTTTTGGGTGTCTATGACCTGGTTTGTCTGGTTCCTGCCCG TACATTtagcagacacaattttccagATCCCCTTCATCCTCAGTGTGGTGGGTCTTCTCTACTATTTCTACAAAACATGGAGAACTGATCCTGGATACATTAAGGTTTccgaagaagaaagaagaaag AATATTGTTACTCTTGCAGAAGCTGGCCACTTggatttcagaacattttgcacaTCATGTCTT GTAAAAAAGCCTTTGAGATCCATGCATTGCATTGCTTGCAACTCATGTACTGCTAAATATGACCAACATTGTTTGTGGACTGGACAATGTATAG GTGTTGGCAACCATTATTATTTCATCTTGTTTCTGCTCTTCCTAACTATGGTGGGAGTCTGGATGGTATATGGAACTCTCCTCT ATTGGTCAGAACATTGTGCAACAACTTACCAGCAAGATGGAGCGTGGACTTACTTTACACAGATAGTGTCTTGTTCTCCATGggttttgtacatttttacactAGTGTGTTTTCATACTTCCTGGGCTTCGTTGATGCTAATTATTCAGCTTTATCAG ATTGCATTTCTGGGCTTGACCTCACATGAGAGACTACACCTCAAAATACAAAGCAAGTGTTCTAAGCATGCTGTTTCTCTAAGGAAAACTCCATACAA TCACGGATGCTTCCAGAACCTTGCAGACTTTTTTCAGTGCAGTTGCTTTGGTATGTTCAAGCCCAACGTAGTCGACTGGACTAAACAATATACTCTAACATTTCATCCAGCAAAAGGTAAAAACGTTCACTCTGTATGA
- the ZDHHC13 gene encoding palmitoyltransferase ZDHHC13 isoform X5 — protein sequence MVILLLNCGADPTLIDGEGYSSIHLAVVFQHMPIIAYLISKGQSVDTTDFSGQTPLMLSAQKVIGPEPTGFLLKFNPSLSAVDKIQKNTALHWAVTAGNVSAVELLLDARSNLDIKNVKGDTPLDLAHRIQNRLIIHMLTQEEKMRIRKNSRLLRMLAKYEFFLLLLSSLTLMWAIGYIMDLNSDSWLLKGSLLLFIFFGISLLTRQFVGLKNLKYLPAIFMLSSIFWVSMTWFVWFLPDLADTIFQIPFILSVNIVTLAEAGHLDFRTFCTSCLVKKPLRSMHCIACNSCTAKYDQHCLWTGQCIGVGNHYYFILFLLFLTMVGVWMVYGTLLYWSEHCATTYQQDGAWTYFTQIVSCSPWVLYIFTLVCFHTSWASLMLIIQLYQIAFLGLTSHERLHLKIQSKCSKHAVSLRKTPYNHGCFQNLADFFQCSCFGMFKPNVVDWTKQYTLTFHPAKGKNVHSV from the exons ATGGTAATACTGTTGTTAAATTGTGGAGCAGATCCCACTCTTATTGATGGTGAAGGATACAGCAGCATTCACTTAGCAGTGGTCTTCCAGCATATGCCCATAATAGCTTATCTCATATCAAAAGGCCAG AGTGTAGACACAACAGATTTCAGCGGACAAACACCTCTTATGCTGTCAGCACAGAAAGTAATTGG ACCAGAACCCACCGGATTTCTTTTAAAGTTTAATCCCTCTCTCAGTGCTGTAGACAAAATTCAGAAGAATACTGCATTGCATTGGGCCGTTACAGCAGGAAATGTTAGTGCTGTAGAGCTACTTCTGGATGCTAGATCTAATTTGGACATCAAAAATGTCAag ggaGACACACCGCTTGACCTTGCTCACCGAATTCAAAATCGCTTGATTATTCATATGCTAACTCAAGAAGAAAAAATGAGAATCAGAAAAAACTCCAGGTTACTCAGGATGTTAGCGAAATATGAG TTTTTCCTGCTGTTGCTGTCTTCCTTGACACTGATGTGGGCTATAGGATACATAATGGACTTAAATTCCGATTCTTGGCTTTTGAAAGGAAGTCTGCTTCTCTTCATATTTTTCGGGATAAGTCTGCTTACAAG GCAAtttgtgggactcaagaacctaaAATATTTACCAGCAATTTTCATGCTAAGTTCCATTTTTTGGGTGTCTATGACCTGGTTTGTCTGGTTCCTGCCCG ATTtagcagacacaattttccagATCCCCTTCATCCTCAGTGTG AATATTGTTACTCTTGCAGAAGCTGGCCACTTggatttcagaacattttgcacaTCATGTCTT GTAAAAAAGCCTTTGAGATCCATGCATTGCATTGCTTGCAACTCATGTACTGCTAAATATGACCAACATTGTTTGTGGACTGGACAATGTATAG GTGTTGGCAACCATTATTATTTCATCTTGTTTCTGCTCTTCCTAACTATGGTGGGAGTCTGGATGGTATATGGAACTCTCCTCT ATTGGTCAGAACATTGTGCAACAACTTACCAGCAAGATGGAGCGTGGACTTACTTTACACAGATAGTGTCTTGTTCTCCATGggttttgtacatttttacactAGTGTGTTTTCATACTTCCTGGGCTTCGTTGATGCTAATTATTCAGCTTTATCAG ATTGCATTTCTGGGCTTGACCTCACATGAGAGACTACACCTCAAAATACAAAGCAAGTGTTCTAAGCATGCTGTTTCTCTAAGGAAAACTCCATACAA TCACGGATGCTTCCAGAACCTTGCAGACTTTTTTCAGTGCAGTTGCTTTGGTATGTTCAAGCCCAACGTAGTCGACTGGACTAAACAATATACTCTAACATTTCATCCAGCAAAAGGTAAAAACGTTCACTCTGTATGA